A genome region from Glycine max cultivar Williams 82 chromosome 5, Glycine_max_v4.0, whole genome shotgun sequence includes the following:
- the LOC100804022 gene encoding serine/threonine-protein kinase AFC2-like isoform X2, whose amino-acid sequence MIKEAIVMHDLRMIHTDLKPENILLVSPEYVKVPDYKSSSRSSCSYFKRVPKSSAIKVIDFGSTTYEREDQNYIVSTRHYRAPEVILGLGWSYPCDIWSVGCILVELCTGEALFQTHENLEHLAMMERVLGSLPQTMMKRVDRHAEKYVRRGRLDWPEGATSRESIKAVMKLPRLQNLVMQHVDHSAGDLIHLLQGLLRYDPSERLTAKEALRHSFFMREHFRR is encoded by the exons ATGATAAAGGAGGCAATCG TCATGCATGATTTGCGCATGATTCATACTGACCTGAAGCCTGAAAACATACTACTAGTTTCACCCGAGTATGTCAAAGTTCCTGACTACAAG aGTTCATCTAGATCATCATGTTCCTATTTCAAGAGAGTTCCCAAATCAAGTGCTATAAAGGTTATTGATTTTGGCAGCACCACTTATGAGCGAGAAGATCAGAACTACATTGTATCAACTCGTCATTATAGGGCTCCTGAAGTTATCCTTG GACTTGGCTGGAGCTATCCATGTGATATATGGAGTGTGGGATGTATATTGGTTGAATTATGCACA GGTGAAGCTTTGTTTCAGACTCATGAAAATTTAGAGCATCTTGCAATGATGGAAAGGGTACTTGGTTCATTACCACAGACCATGATGAAGAGAGTCGA CCGACATGCTGAGAAGTATGTTAGAAGGGGTAGATTAGACTGGCCTGAGGGTGCAACCTCGAGGGAGAGTATCAAAGCTGTAATGAAGCTTCCTAGGCTTCAG AACCTTGTAATGCAGCATGTAGATCATTCAGCTGGCGATCTCATACATCTCTTGCAGGGGTTACTTAGATATGACCCCTCTGAAAGACTTacagccaaggaagctcttagACATTCCTTCTTTATGAGAGAACACTTTAGAAGATGA
- the LOC100804022 gene encoding serine/threonine-protein kinase AFC2-like isoform X1: MEMERVFEFPHTYMDRRPRKRARLGWDIPEVPKAQVGLFCGQDVGTISSFAPSRGPSEHTTSSLFVKPVARNGSPPWRDDDKDGHYMFTLGENLTSRYKIHTKMGEGTFGQVLECWDRERKEMVAVKIVRGIKKYREAAMIEIEVLQQLGKHDKGGNRCVQIRNWFDYRNHICIVFEKLGPSLYDFLRKNNYRSFPIDLVREIGKQLLECIAFMHDLRMIHTDLKPENILLVSPEYVKVPDYKSSSRSSCSYFKRVPKSSAIKVIDFGSTTYEREDQNYIVSTRHYRAPEVILGLGWSYPCDIWSVGCILVELCTVCLALSKPLYKAHLSISYHRLYSIIHEFVLQGEALFQTHENLEHLAMMERVLGSLPQTMMKRVDRHAEKYVRRGRLDWPEGATSRESIKAVMKLPRLQNLVMQHVDHSAGDLIHLLQGLLRYDPSERLTAKEALRHSFFMREHFRR; this comes from the exons ATGGAGATGGAACGCGTCTTCGAATTTCCTCACACTTACATGGATCGTCGCCCGAGAAAGAGAGCGAGATTGGGCTGGGACATCCCTGAAGTTCCCAAG GCTCAGGTAGGATTGTTTTGTGGACAAGATGTTGGGACTATTTCAAGCTTTGCTCCTTCAAGGGGTCCCTCAGAACATACCACTAGTTCTCTATTTGTTAAGCCAGTTGCTCGAAATGGTTCTCCCCCTTGGcgagatgatgacaaagatgggCATTACATGTTTACGCTTGGAGAAAATTTAACTTCTCGCT ATAAGATCCATACCAAAATGGGTGAAGGAACTTTTGGGCAGGTCTTAGAATGCTGGGATAGAGAAAGGAAGGAAATGGTTGCCGTAAAAATTGTCCGTGGTATAAAGAAGTATCGAGAAGCAGCCATGATAGAAATTGAGGTGTTGCAACAGCTTGGTAAACATGATAAAGGAGGCAATCG TTGTGTGCAAATACGGAACTGGTTTGACTATCGTAATCATATCTGTATT GTGTTTGAGAAACTTGGACCAAGCTTATACGATTTTCTTCGGAAAAACAATTATCGCTCATTTCCCATTGATCTTGTCCGTGAGATTGGCAAACAACTATTGGAATGTATAGCAT TCATGCATGATTTGCGCATGATTCATACTGACCTGAAGCCTGAAAACATACTACTAGTTTCACCCGAGTATGTCAAAGTTCCTGACTACAAG aGTTCATCTAGATCATCATGTTCCTATTTCAAGAGAGTTCCCAAATCAAGTGCTATAAAGGTTATTGATTTTGGCAGCACCACTTATGAGCGAGAAGATCAGAACTACATTGTATCAACTCGTCATTATAGGGCTCCTGAAGTTATCCTTG GACTTGGCTGGAGCTATCCATGTGATATATGGAGTGTGGGATGTATATTGGTTGAATTATGCACAGTATGTTTGGCTCTTTCAAAACCTTTATACAAAGCACATTTATCCATCTCATATCATAGATTGTATTCTATAATTCATGAATTTGTATTACAGGGTGAAGCTTTGTTTCAGACTCATGAAAATTTAGAGCATCTTGCAATGATGGAAAGGGTACTTGGTTCATTACCACAGACCATGATGAAGAGAGTCGA CCGACATGCTGAGAAGTATGTTAGAAGGGGTAGATTAGACTGGCCTGAGGGTGCAACCTCGAGGGAGAGTATCAAAGCTGTAATGAAGCTTCCTAGGCTTCAG AACCTTGTAATGCAGCATGTAGATCATTCAGCTGGCGATCTCATACATCTCTTGCAGGGGTTACTTAGATATGACCCCTCTGAAAGACTTacagccaaggaagctcttagACATTCCTTCTTTATGAGAGAACACTTTAGAAGATGA
- the LOC100804022 gene encoding Serine/threonine-protein kinase AFC2-like (The RefSeq protein has 1 substitution compared to this genomic sequence) → MEMERVFEFPHTYMDRRPRKRARLGWDIPEVPKAQVGLFCGQDVGTISSFAPSRGPSEHTTSSLFVKPVARNGSPPWRDDDKDGHYMFTLGENLTSRYKIHTKMGEGTFGQVLECWDRERKEMVAVKIVRGIKKYREAAMIEIEVLQQLGKHDKGGNRCVQIRNWFDYRNHICIVFEKLGPSLYDFLRKNNYRSFPIDLVREIGKQLLECIAFMHDLRMIHTDLKPENILLVSPEYVKVPDYKSSSRSSCSYFKRVPKSSAIKVIDFGSTTYEREDQNYIVSTRHYRAPEVILGLGWSYPCDIWSVGCILVELCTGEALFQTHENLEHLAMMERVLGSLPQTMMKRVDRHAEKYVRRGRLDWPEGATSRESIKAVMKLPRLQNLVMQHVDRSAGDLIHLLQGLLRYDPSERLTAKEALRHSFFMREHFRR, encoded by the exons ATGGAGATGGAACGCGTCTTCGAATTTCCTCACACTTACATGGATCGTCGCCCGAGAAAGAGAGCGAGATTGGGCTGGGACATCCCTGAAGTTCCCAAG GCTCAGGTAGGATTGTTTTGTGGACAAGATGTTGGGACTATTTCAAGCTTTGCTCCTTCAAGGGGTCCCTCAGAACATACCACTAGTTCTCTATTTGTTAAGCCAGTTGCTCGAAATGGTTCTCCCCCTTGGcgagatgatgacaaagatgggCATTACATGTTTACGCTTGGAGAAAATTTAACTTCTCGCT ATAAGATCCATACCAAAATGGGTGAAGGAACTTTTGGGCAGGTCTTAGAATGCTGGGATAGAGAAAGGAAGGAAATGGTTGCCGTAAAAATTGTCCGTGGTATAAAGAAGTATCGAGAAGCAGCCATGATAGAAATTGAGGTGTTGCAACAGCTTGGTAAACATGATAAAGGAGGCAATCG TTGTGTGCAAATACGGAACTGGTTTGACTATCGTAATCATATCTGTATT GTGTTTGAGAAACTTGGACCAAGCTTATACGATTTTCTTCGGAAAAACAATTATCGCTCATTTCCCATTGATCTTGTCCGTGAGATTGGCAAACAACTATTGGAATGTATAGCAT TCATGCATGATTTGCGCATGATTCATACTGACCTGAAGCCTGAAAACATACTACTAGTTTCACCCGAGTATGTCAAAGTTCCTGACTACAAG aGTTCATCTAGATCATCATGTTCCTATTTCAAGAGAGTTCCCAAATCAAGTGCTATAAAGGTTATTGATTTTGGCAGCACCACTTATGAGCGAGAAGATCAGAACTACATTGTATCAACTCGTCATTATAGGGCTCCTGAAGTTATCCTTG GACTTGGCTGGAGCTATCCATGTGATATATGGAGTGTGGGATGTATATTGGTTGAATTATGCACA GGTGAAGCTTTGTTTCAGACTCATGAAAATTTAGAGCATCTTGCAATGATGGAAAGGGTACTTGGTTCATTACCACAGACCATGATGAAGAGAGTCGA CCGACATGCTGAGAAGTATGTTAGAAGGGGTAGATTAGACTGGCCTGAGGGTGCAACCTCGAGGGAGAGTATCAAAGCTGTAATGAAGCTTCCTAGGCTTCAG AACCTTGTAATGCAGCATGTAGATCATTCAGCTGGCGATCTCATACATCTCTTGCAGGGGTTACTTAGATATGACCCCTCTGAAAGACTTacagccaaggaagctcttagACATTCCTTCTTTATGAGAGAACACTTTAGAAGATGA
- the CYP71A9 gene encoding cytochrome P450 71A9, which yields MISFTVFVFLTLLFTLSLVKQLRKPTAEKRRLLPPGPRKLPFIGNLHQLGTLPHQSLQYLSNKHGPLMFLQLGSIPTLVVSSAEMAREIFKNHDSVFSGRPSLYAANRLGYGSTVSFAPYGEYWREMRKIMILELLSPKRVQSFEAVRFEEVKLLLQTIALSHGPVNLSELTLSLTNNIVCRIALGKRNRSGADDANKVSEMLKETQAMLGGFFPVDFFPRLGWLNKFSGLENRLEKIFREMDNFYDQVIKEHIADNSSERSGAEHEDVVDVLLRVQKDPNQAIAITDDQIKGVLVDIFVAGTDTASATIIWIMSELIRNPKAMKRAQEEVRDLVTGKEMVEEIDLSKLLYIKSVVKEVLRLHPPAPLLVPREITENCTIKGFEIPAKTRVLVNAKSIAMDPCCWENPNEFLPERFLVSPIDFKGQHFEMLPFGVGRRGCPGVNFAMPVVELALANLLFRFDWELPLGLGIQDLDMEEAIGITIHKKAHLWLKATPFCE from the exons ATGATCTCTTTCACAGTCTTTGTTTTCCTTACACTCTTGTTCACTTTGTCATTGGTTAAACAGCTGAGAAAGCCTACTGCAGAAAAGAGAAGACTACTACCTCCAGGACCAAGGAAACTACCCTTCATTGGCAACCTCCACCAGCTTGGTACGTTGCCACATCAATCCCTTCAATACCTTTCAAATAAGCATGGACCTCTCATGTTCTTGCAGCTGGGTTCAATACCCACCTTGGTAGTTTCCTCTGCTGAGATGGCCAGAGAGATTTTCAAAAACCATGACTCAGTTTTCTCTGGCAGGCCTTCGCTATACGCTGCAAACCGTTTAGGATACGGTTCAACCGTGAGTTTTGCACCGTACGGTGAGTACTGGAGGGAAATGAGGAAGATCATGATCTTGGAGCTGCTGAGTCCGAAAAGGGTTCAATCGTTTGAAGCTGTGAGGTTTGAAGAAGTCAAACTTCTGCTTCAGACCATAGCTCTTTCTCATGGTCCTGTTAACTTGAGTGAACTTACCCTTTCGTTGACCAACAACATTGTGTGTCGTATTGCTCTTGGTAAAAGGAACAGGAGCGGGGCAGATGATGCAAATAAGGTTTCTGAAATGCTTAAAGAGACACAGGCGATGCTGGGAGGATTCTTTCCCGTTGACTTTTTTCCACGGTTGGGGTGGCTCAACAAGTTTAGTGGCCTTGAAAATAGGCTTGAGAAGATTTTCAGAGAAATGGATAACTTTTATGACCAAGTGATTAAGGAGCATATTGCTGATAACTCTTCTGAGAGGTCAGGAGCAGAACATGAAGATGTAGTCGATGTGCTTCTTCGAGTTCAGAAGGATCCAAATCAAGCAATTGCCATCACTGATGACCAAATCAAGGGTGTACTCGTG GACATCTTTGTAGCGGGAACTGACACTGCTTCGGCCACGATAATATGGATAATGTCTGAGCTTATTAGGAATCCAAAGGCAATGAAAAGAGCACAAGAAGAGGTAAGAGATCTTGTCACAGGAAAAGAGATGGTAGAAGAAATTGATCTCTCAAAGCTCTTGTACATCAAGTCAGTTGTTAAAGAGGTATTAAGACTCCATCCCCCTGCGCCATTACTTGTTCCAAGAGAGATTACAGAGAATTGCACGATCAAAGGGTTTGAAATCCCAGCCAAAACAAGGGTTCTTGTTAATGCAAAATCAATAGCAATGGATCCATGTTGTTGGGAGAATCCAAATGAGTTCTTACCTGAGAGGTTCCTAGTTAGTCCAATAGATTTTAAAGGACAACACTTTGAGATGTTGCCGTTTGGGGTTGGTCGAAGGGGTTGTCCTGGAGTGAACTTTGCCATGCCAGTTGTTGAGTTAGCACTTGCAAATCTTCTGTTTCGTTTTGACTGGGAACTGCCTCTTGGACTTGGAATACAAGACTTGGATATGGAAGAAGCAATTGGTATAACCATACACAAAAAAGCTCATCTTTGGCTGAAAGCCACTCCCTTTTGCGAGTAG
- the LOC100782983 gene encoding LOW QUALITY PROTEIN: proline transporter 1 (The sequence of the model RefSeq protein was modified relative to this genomic sequence to represent the inferred CDS: deleted 1 base in 1 codon): MHVEGRGSKGKSLTMNLEQGQEKGTQNDGYGRASAHTTDRDSWHQVGLMLVTSFNCGWILSFSNLVMWPLGWTWGIICLIVVGFYTAYANWLLAAFHFIDDRRFIRYRDLMGYVYGKGMYQLTWVFQFLTLLLGNMGLILLGGKALKAINSEFSDSPLRLQYYIVITGAAYFFYSFFFPTISAMKNWLGASAVVTFTYIIFLLIVLIKDGRSNSNRDYDIGESEVMNKVFNAFGAISAIIVCNTSGLLPEIQSTLRKPAMKNMRKALYLQYTVGVLFYYGVTVMGYWAYGSMVSAYLPENLSGPKWIDVLINAIVFLQSIVTQHMFVAPIHEALDTKFLEIDKAMHSGENLKRLFLLRALFFTGNTFVAAAFPFMGDFVNFLGSFSLVPLTFMFPSMVFIKVKGRTARIEKKRGTGSTSFFLFCSQ, translated from the exons ATGCATGTAGAAGGGAGAGGGAGCAAGGGCAAGTCTCTCACTATGAACCTCGAACAAGGTCAAGAAAAGGGCACCCAAAATGATGGTTATGGTCGCGCTTCTGCTCATACCACTGACCGCG ATTCATGGCATCAAGTGGGGTTGATGCTGGTGACAAGCTTCAATTGCGGGTGGATATTAAGTTTTTCTAATTTGGTCATGTGGCCACTGGGTTGGACATGGGGTATCATATGCCTTATTGTTGTGGGATTCTACACTGCCTATGCAAACTGGCTCTTGGCAGCATTTCACTTCATCGATGACCGCAGATTCATTAGATACAGAGATCTCATGGGATATGTTTACG GCAAGGGTATGTACCAACTCACATGGGTTTTCCAGTTTTTGACCCTTCTTCTTGGAAATATGGGCTTGATCCTCCTGGGAGGCAAGGCACTTAAG GCAATAAACTCAGAATTTAGTGATTCTCCCTTGAGGCTCCAATACTACATAGTCATCACAGGAGCTGcttactttttttattcattctttTTCCCAACAATATCTGCGATGAAAAATTGGTTGGGAGCTTCTGCGGTGGTCACttttacatatattatatttcttcttattGTTTTAATCAAAGATG GGAGATCAAATTCGAATAGGGATTACGATATTGGCGAAAGTGAAGTCATGAACAAAGTGTTCAATGCTTTTGGTGCAATTTCCGCCATCATTGTTTGCAATACCAGCGGCTTGCTCCCCGAGATACAG TCCACTCTACGTAAGCCAGCAATGAAGAACATGAGGAAGGCCCTGTATTTACAATATACAGTGGGAGTTCTGTTCTATTATGGTGTTACCGTAATGGGATATTGGGCTTATGGATCAATGGTGTCCGCATACCTTCCTGAAAACTTAAGTGGTCCCAAATGGATTGACGTCCTCATTAATGCCATCGTCTTTTTGCAGTCCATAGTCACCCAACAT ATGTTTGTAGCACCAATTCATGAGGCATTGGACACTAAGTTCCTAGAAATTGACAAGGCCATGCATTCAGGGGAGAACTTGAAACGCTTATTTCTCCTACGTGCGCTTTTCTTTACAGGGAACACATTCGTTGCTGCAGCATTTCCTTTTATGGGTGACTTTGTAAACTTTCTTGGCTCATTTTCACTCGTTCCTCTGACCTTCATGTTCCCCAGCATGGTCTTCATCaag GTTAAGGGAAGAACAGCTAGAATAGAGAAGAAG CGTGGCACTGGTTCAACatcgttttttcttttctgctcACAATAG
- the LOC100783525 gene encoding proline transporter 2 isoform X1 yields the protein MDVEGRASKGKSLTLNLEQGQQEKGTQNDDYGLASAHAIDQDSWQQVGLMLVTSFNCGWILSFSNLVMWPLGWTWGIICLIVVGFYTAYANWLLAAFHFIDDRRFIRYRDLMGYVYGKSMYHLTWVFQFLTLLLGNMGFILLGGKALKAINSEFSDSPLRLQYYIVITGAAYFLYSFFIPTISAMRNWLGASAVLTFTYIILLLIVLVKDGKSRSNRDYDLSGSEVSKVFNAFGAISAIIVANTSGLLPEIQSTLRKPAVKNMRKALYLQYTVGVLFYYGVTVMGYWAYGTMVSAYLPENLSGPKWINVLINAIVFLQSIVSQHMFVAPIHEALDTKFLEIDKAMHSGENLKRLFLLRAFFFTGNTFVAAAFPFMGDFVNFLGSFSLVPLTFMFPSMVFIKVKGRTARIEKKAWHWFNIVFSFLLTIATTISAIRLIVNNIQKYHFFADA from the exons ATGGATGTAGAAGGAAGAGCGAGCAAGGGCAAGTCTCTCACTTTGAACCTCGAGCAAGGTCAACAAGAAAAGGGTACCCAAAATGATGATTATGGTCTCGCTTCTGCTCATGCTATTGACCAAG ATTCGTGGCAACAAGTGGGGCTGATGCTGGTGACAAGCTTCAATTGCGGGTGGATATTAAGTTTTTCTAATTTGGTCATGTGGCCACTGGGTTGGACATGGGGTATCATATGCCTTATTGTTGTGGGATTCTACACTGCCTATGCAAACTGGCTCTTGGCAGCATTTCATTTCATCGATGACCGTAGATTCATTAGATACAGAGATCTCATGGGATATGTTTACG GCAAGAGTATGTACCACCTCACCTGGGTCTTCCAGTTTTTGACCCTTCTTCTTGGAAATATGGGTTTCATCCTCCTCGGAGGCAAGGCACTTAAG GCAATAAACTCAGAATTTAGTGATTCTCCCTTGAGGCTCCAATACTACATAGTCATCACAGGAGCTGCTTATTTCTTGtattccttcttcattccaACAATATCTGCGATGAGAAATTGGTTGGGAGCTTCAGCGGTGCTCACTTTCacatatattatattacttCTAATTGTTTTAGTTAAAGATG GAAAATCAAGGTCGAATAGGGATTATGATTTAAGTGGAAGTGAAGTGAGCAAGGTTTTCAATGCTTTTGGTGCCATCTCCGCGATCATCGTTGCCAACACTAGTGGCTTACTCCCCGAGATTCAG TCCACTCTACGTAAGCCAGCGGTGAAGAACATGAGGAAGGCCCTGTATTTACAATATACAGTGGGAGTTCTGTTTTATTATGGCGTTACCGTAATGGGATATTGGGCTTATGGAACAATGGTGTCGGCATATCTTCCAGAAAACTTGAGTGGTCCTAAATGGATTAATGTCCTCATTAATGCCATCGTCTTTTTGCAGTCCATAGTCTCCCAACAT ATGTTTGTAGCACCAATTCATGAGGCATTGGACACTAAATTCCTAGAAATTGACAAGGCCATGCATTCAGGGGAGAACTTGAAACGCTTATTTCTCCTACGTGCGTTTTTCTTTACAGGGAACACATTCGTTGCTGCAGCATTTCCTTTTATGGGTGACTTTGTAAACTTTCTTGGCTCATTTTCACTCGTTCCTCTGACCTTCATGTTCCCCAGCATGGTCTTCATCaag GTTAAGGGAAGAACAGCTAGAATAGAGAAGAAGGCGTGGCACTGGTTCAACatcgttttttcttttctgctcACAATAGCAACCACAATTTCAGCAATTCGGTTGATAGTCAACAACATCCAAAAGTATCATTTCTTTGCAGATGCATGA
- the LOC100783525 gene encoding proline transporter 1 isoform X2, producing MLVTSFNCGWILSFSNLVMWPLGWTWGIICLIVVGFYTAYANWLLAAFHFIDDRRFIRYRDLMGYVYGKSMYHLTWVFQFLTLLLGNMGFILLGGKALKAINSEFSDSPLRLQYYIVITGAAYFLYSFFIPTISAMRNWLGASAVLTFTYIILLLIVLVKDGKSRSNRDYDLSGSEVSKVFNAFGAISAIIVANTSGLLPEIQSTLRKPAVKNMRKALYLQYTVGVLFYYGVTVMGYWAYGTMVSAYLPENLSGPKWINVLINAIVFLQSIVSQHMFVAPIHEALDTKFLEIDKAMHSGENLKRLFLLRAFFFTGNTFVAAAFPFMGDFVNFLGSFSLVPLTFMFPSMVFIKVKGRTARIEKKAWHWFNIVFSFLLTIATTISAIRLIVNNIQKYHFFADA from the exons ATGCTGGTGACAAGCTTCAATTGCGGGTGGATATTAAGTTTTTCTAATTTGGTCATGTGGCCACTGGGTTGGACATGGGGTATCATATGCCTTATTGTTGTGGGATTCTACACTGCCTATGCAAACTGGCTCTTGGCAGCATTTCATTTCATCGATGACCGTAGATTCATTAGATACAGAGATCTCATGGGATATGTTTACG GCAAGAGTATGTACCACCTCACCTGGGTCTTCCAGTTTTTGACCCTTCTTCTTGGAAATATGGGTTTCATCCTCCTCGGAGGCAAGGCACTTAAG GCAATAAACTCAGAATTTAGTGATTCTCCCTTGAGGCTCCAATACTACATAGTCATCACAGGAGCTGCTTATTTCTTGtattccttcttcattccaACAATATCTGCGATGAGAAATTGGTTGGGAGCTTCAGCGGTGCTCACTTTCacatatattatattacttCTAATTGTTTTAGTTAAAGATG GAAAATCAAGGTCGAATAGGGATTATGATTTAAGTGGAAGTGAAGTGAGCAAGGTTTTCAATGCTTTTGGTGCCATCTCCGCGATCATCGTTGCCAACACTAGTGGCTTACTCCCCGAGATTCAG TCCACTCTACGTAAGCCAGCGGTGAAGAACATGAGGAAGGCCCTGTATTTACAATATACAGTGGGAGTTCTGTTTTATTATGGCGTTACCGTAATGGGATATTGGGCTTATGGAACAATGGTGTCGGCATATCTTCCAGAAAACTTGAGTGGTCCTAAATGGATTAATGTCCTCATTAATGCCATCGTCTTTTTGCAGTCCATAGTCTCCCAACAT ATGTTTGTAGCACCAATTCATGAGGCATTGGACACTAAATTCCTAGAAATTGACAAGGCCATGCATTCAGGGGAGAACTTGAAACGCTTATTTCTCCTACGTGCGTTTTTCTTTACAGGGAACACATTCGTTGCTGCAGCATTTCCTTTTATGGGTGACTTTGTAAACTTTCTTGGCTCATTTTCACTCGTTCCTCTGACCTTCATGTTCCCCAGCATGGTCTTCATCaag GTTAAGGGAAGAACAGCTAGAATAGAGAAGAAGGCGTGGCACTGGTTCAACatcgttttttcttttctgctcACAATAGCAACCACAATTTCAGCAATTCGGTTGATAGTCAACAACATCCAAAAGTATCATTTCTTTGCAGATGCATGA